DNA sequence from the Portunus trituberculatus isolate SZX2019 chromosome 49, ASM1759143v1, whole genome shotgun sequence genome:
GCCAACATCTCTCATCATTCCCTTACCGTCCACTCCCTCACTCGCTCCCTTCTCAGAATTgcaccatttcctcttctctcctccctctctaccacttcctctcttctaccACTCTTATCCACTCCCCTTTACTTCGGTACAACTCCCACTACTACTCACAATCACTCTTAGCCACTCCTAAAACATTCCTACTCACTCCTACTCACTCCTACTCACTCTCAGCCATTCCTATTCACTTACAGTTACTCCTTCTCACTTTTAATAACATTCAGGCATTCTCACTCACTGCCACTTCCTTCTAATCACTCCCAATCACTCTCCACTCATTCCTGCTAGCTCCTAAccactcccactcactctccACACACTCCCATCAACTCTTAACCAATCACAGTCACTCCCCACTCACTGCCACTTACTCCTAACATTCTCACCAACTCGTAACCACTCCCAATCACTCTCCATTCACTCCTACTAGCTCCTAACCACTCCCAGTCCTATTCCACACTCTCCCATCAACTCGTAACCCATCACAGTCACTCCCATTTACTCCTAATCACTCCCAGTCACTATCCACGCACTCTCACTAGCTCCTAATCACTACCAGTCACTCCCCACTTATTCCCATCAACTAACAACTTCCAGTCACTCCCAACTCACTCCCGTCAACTCTTAACCACTCCATCACTCTCCACTCATTCCCATCAACTGCTAACCACTCCCAGTTACTCCCCATTCACTCCCACTAACTCTTAAAACTCCTAGTTACTCCCATTCATTCCTGCTTTATTATTCTTGCCTGTAGCggatggaagaggggagagagaaggaagtctCTTGAAAGAGGCTGTCGAGGCCCGGAGGACTGCCAGCCGTGGCCCCAGCTAGGAGGCCGCTTGAactgccggagagagagagagagagagagagagagagagagagagagagagagagagagagagagagagagagagagagagagagagagattttaacatTACGTAGATCTGAAATTCGTTGAAAAAAGATTGGggataaagaaatgcaaaaaaaaatgaaagaataaaaaaaaaaggtaaaggattTTTTGAATGtataaaagaaaggtaaaagtgAAAAGcggagtgaaagaggaagtgaagaaaacgaATATCGAGTCAAAGAAATGGAAACGTGACAACAAAGGCgacgagacgagagaaggaaaagaaaaagcaaaataaccaaaggaatagaagtaaaaaaaaagtaataaaaaaagagaatggaacagaaaaaagaaaaagtggaaaagacacacaaaaagatataaaaaaaacactaccaaCATTTTCACTCTCAGCATTTTAACTCGTATTGGTGGTATTAGTATAAACACAGGCATTATCATTACTTAAATCATTACTGGCGTTATTGTATCCAGTGCGATATAAAATTGGAAATGTGACTGCATGAGCGAAAAATTAGTGTAAGCTCGCTCTTGACACCCATAAATTGACTGCACGTACATAAGCCATCAGATTAATAGCTTGCAATGACCCGGATTCACCTACAGCATGCAAAACGGATGGGAATAAGTACTTGCTATGAGGATTTTAACACGTGATCGTatgagaggataaggaagacaagaaggaggaagagaatcagGAAATGTAATTATAAAAGAATATACACTTACATattgggaagagaagaagataaagagagaagttTAAGGGtgaaagtgggagagagaggtgaggaagagtagCGGGAATGAGGGTGAAGAGAGTTGGATTGTGAGgatgagagtgagggaaggtgaggaaggggaaaggtcaTGATGTTGTGAGGAGATGGAGTGTGAAGTGTCATGAGGAATGGGTACTACtggaataaaggagggagggaagggtgaggggagtgaAGTGAATAATGGGGCGTGTGAGGggtggtgagagggagtggaggagaagaggtaggCAAGACGAATGGCGGAGGAAGAGCGATGGCATCCGTGGGAGTCCTCATTAGGCGCCCTCAATGGGGAGATTATGAGGCGGCGCTCTGGAACAGGACTCACCTGCAAgcgcaaccacacacacacacacacacacacacacacacacacacacacacacacacacacacacacacacacacacacacacacacacacacacacacacacacacacacacacctgtgatgATTTAAACGAGTTTTCGCTCCACTCTTGCGAGATAGGTAAAGTTGTTACAAATAAAATGCATGACAGACTCGACGAagagtgcttgtgtgtgtatttgacgtGTATGTTTGGTGGGGGATGCGAGGTAGGGTGTGGTGCGGGGTGGGATGTGGAGTGCTGAGGCGTGTGGTGGCGTGAAGGGTGAGTAGGGATGCGTGGGAGTGTCGGGGCGGTGCAGCTGAGGGGTAGGGGtgggaatgggagggagagggaacgaTGCTATTACCGTATTCCTGACTCACCTGCGAGGCAGCGTGCAGTAGGCGGGGTTGAGCAGCTGCAGGGGAGGCCTcggctgctgctgcaactgttgtttttgctgctgtGTGTAGTGCAGGTCCAGCAGGTCGGGATAGCGACTGCCGCTGGCCATGGATAATTGCGAGCCCCGCTGACCCGCCATCTGTAGCAGACGGCTGTCCTTGCTCTCGGCAGCGGCTTCCCTCCACCGCAGCCGCTCGTCCGCCGCAGGTAGGCTCGCCACAGCCAACTCTGACTTGGGGATCTCCACGTACGATACAGTGCTGGGGGAGCTCGCCTTGCCGCTGGCACTCGGTCGCGGCTTGGACAGCTTCCGCTGCTCTGACTCATTATAGGAACTGGACTTGTCTATTTCTTTGGTGGAAGGGAAGTCGTCCACGGAGGCGTCGCGCAGCATCCACGACTTGTCTGAGTGCGTGGGTAGCGGCGAAGGCTCGTCCAGATCGTTGGTGGGCACAATGTGGTAGTCTGCCAGCTTGGGGTGCGAGTCGCTGGAGATGCTGCCACGGTCCTGCGATAGCTGAGGAGTCTCTGTCTTGTGGTCCGTTTCCGGTCCTCGCCGCAGTCTGGCTTGCTGCCGCCTGCGGAGGAGGATGgcggtgagcagcagcagcaccaccacgatCATGGCCATGGCGGTGAGCAGGCCGCCCGTCACAAATACACGGTCCATCGTCACCAGCCGCACCTCTGCCACCTCATCGGACACCTGTAGTGTAAGGTTTGCCTCCGCCGAGCCCGCCTTGTTGATGGCCACGCAACGGTACGTGCCCTGGTCCCGCGGCCCCGCGCCCGCCAGCGTCAGGTTAGACAGTCGTGAGTCCTGGCTGGCTGCCGCGGTCTCCAGCACACGGTGCCTCTCGCTGTTGTTGCGGATCAATCGATCCCCCAGGAGCCAGGAGACTGTGGCGTCCACGTCATTCTCGACGCGACAGGACAAAGACACGTTCTCGCCGTGCGCTGCAAGGACGCGCGGGGCCACGGCCGTCAACTTTGGAACACATACGAACTCGTCTAGCTGCAGCGCCTGCCACGACTTGTTCTTGACACGGTCGGGCTGCACACAGGTCGGCGGCTCCAGAAAGGCCACGTTGCGCTCGATCATCCAGCGCCTGAGAGGCCTGAGTCTACAGTCACAGTGCCAAGGATTGCCATCCAGGTGCAGCTCGTGGATGGCAACGAGGGGATGCACCGCAGAGGAATCCAGTCCCGGCAGACGGTTGTTGGAGAGCTTGAGCACCTCGAGGCGGGTCAGGCCACGGAAGGCGCGGTCGTTTATTATATCAATGTGGTTCTGGGTGATGACGAGGTGTACCAGGTCAGGTGTTTTGGTGAAGGCCTCCTCGGGTAGCGAGGAGATGTAGTTGTTGGAGAGGCGCAACTCCCGCAGGCCAGGTACGTCAGCAAGGGCCTCTGAGGGCACGGCGCGCAGAAGGTTGTGGCTGAGGTCCAGCTCTACCAGGTTGGCCAGCATGTTGAAGGCGCCGCGGTCCAGGTGCTTCAGGTTGCAGTAGTTCAGCCACACCTTCTGCAGGTTGACCAGACCCGTGTCAACAAAGGCGTCACGTGGCAGGATCTGCAGGTTGTTGTGCTTGAGGTTCAGCACCTGAGTGGACGGGTCCAGGCCGCGGGGGATGTCTATGAACTCCGCGTCGGGACAGGACACCGTCTGCTTTCCATCCCGCCACTTGCACTCACACACCTTGGGACAGGTGCCCGTTGCTCCGCACACAGCCCACGCCCACGCGAAGGACCACACCCACGCCCAGAGAACAGCCGTGCGCAGTCTGCCGGATCTTCTGAGGTCGCGGTGGTGGCTCCAAGGATTCATGCTGAGCGTCGCGGGTCGCCTGGCGCTCACTCCCTCGCCACCATCGCGGCACCGCTCCCCAGACACTAGTTCATGGCGCCTCCCGCCGTGCCCGGTGCATAGTTCACCGCAGCTCGCAGCCACTTGAATAGTCAAAACCAGTAAACTGTTTCCGAGTTGCTACAAAGTCAGACGCTCAACTAAGTGTTAGTGTCTTTACGCGCGAAGTCACCTGAGCGAGGATGGCTGCCTGCTGAATATAACGCAGCTTTCCCTCGCTAAAAGACTCGACCACCAAGAGCGGAGAGAGGCGCtggcttcctttatttcttccaccGATAACTTCCCTTTATACGAATTCCGGACGCCTCAGCTGCGTCCGGTGCTTCCTGAGGGCTTCCTCCTTGATTGGAATTTCGGATCTGCCAGCCACCAATCCTCGCCGATGAATCTGGAACgagacaagacaaaaaataatccATTGTTGATCGCAGCCTCTGCAATTTTTGTTTCCGCGTGAAAGacgaagaatgagaaggagagaaaactggCCGGGcggaggaaggcgaggaggaagacCCGGTAGGAAGAGGTGGGAGagtgggacgaggaggaggtggaagaggaggagaaagatgaggaggaggaggaggaggaggagaaggaggaggaggattagtagAGTAGGTGTTTGTATGCTCAGCGGAATGTCGGTGATCTGTCAGGGAGGTGTGTGAGGGCGGATGTCTGGCGCCTGTCAAGTGTCAGCGTGGGGGAGAAGTTAGGAGTGACTCTGCTGATTAGGAAGTCAgcgagttgagagagagagagagagagagagagagagagagagagagagagagagagagagagagagagagagagaggtaaagctAATTAGGACATTTTAGTAATTACACTTCGAAAcaagagagtgaaaaagaaaacggtggtAATGGACTCCACAGACACTGGgttcatgaatctctctctctctctctctctctctctctctctctctctctctctctctctctctggcttccaATCCTTCTCACCTTCCCACTCTCTACATCAAAAGGATAAAGTTGAAGTAATTGCACGCTAATTAAAAGCTTTTCCCGGTCCCATATGCGGAAACTGCTTGTGGTCTCTCGTCATAATGGGAAGTGGCACAAACTTTCTCGAGGATTCCCCCACAAAATTACTTCCTAGCGGTGAATATGAAAACcctgtgtcttttatttttccccttgtctCCTTCTCTCGAACCTAAAActttgcaagaaaaaaaaaaaacagtggggagggggaaaaaagagagacagagtgagagagtgagagagtgagagacagaggggggaagggaggagaaggtccATTATCCACGTGAAATAGAAGCACATCTCAGAATGGCTGGAGATATAATGAAGATTTCCAGGATACGAacttgaagaaaaggaacacacGCAACAACACAAAGAGGGAAATGTACTGGAATGAAATCTTACCCCTTCCTCCACCGTCCCCACTCCCCAAAggtaaagaatatagaaaaatgaaactcAATATCAGCAcggaagtgaagaggaagaagagacagaaaaaaaagagagaaaatgaaaaacaatagaagagacgtttaaaatataatatataatagacTTTAGcactaaaatgaaagaaaatggaaatgaaaatgaaactcAATATTAGCACGGaagacaggagaaagaagaggagatagaaaaaaaagagaaaataaaaaaaaacaatagaagagACGTTTGAAATAGAATACATAACATATTTGAACACTAAAATAAGGAGGCCAAAACACTGCAAATACGACATCAGTtcgaaaggaaatggaaacaaaatagaaacttGAAATTAgcatggaagagaagggaagagaaagaagagacagaaaaaaagaaaaagagaaaatgaaaagcaatACATGACGAGTTTAAGATAGAATACATAACAGACACTAACACTAAGATAAATGCGCCAAACACAGCAAGAAATTGGAAGTAAAATAGAAACtaaaaaaattatcaaagaagagaagaggaagaagagactgagaaaaaaagagaaaatgaaaaataatagaatagacGTTTAAAATAGAATACATAACAGACTTTAACACTAAAATAAGAACGCTAAACACAGCAAATACCACatcagcaagaaagaaaatggaaataaaatactcAAAATCAACacggaagagatgagaaagaagaagaaaacgtaaaaaaaaaaaaaaaaaaaatagaggaagaaaaataatagcacAGACGTTTAAAATAGTATCCACATCagtttgaaagaaaatggatatacAATAGAAACTCCAAATTAGcacggaagagaagaaaaagagacagaaaaaaagggaaaaggaaaaggaataaaagaggcaTTTAAAATAGAATACATAACAGTCTCTAACACTAAACTAAGAACGCCAAACACagcaagaaaatggaaataaaatggaaacaTAAAATCAGcacggaagggaagagaaagaagaggagacatataaaaaagaaagaaaatgaaaaacaacacaataaaCGTTTGAAATAGAGTACATAACACACTTTAGCACTAAAATAAGGACGCCAAACACTGCAAATACCACATCAgttcaaaagaaaatggaaataatataacaacaaaaaatctgcaaaaaggaatgaaaaagagatatgtgaaatagagagagagaaaaaacaaacaggcaaacacacttcaccaccacaaactaacacaccaaacaccaaaaacaatacgaaagaaaatgaaaataatacagcaaaagagagagagagagagagagagagagagagagagagagagagagagagagagagagagagagagagagcacaaaacgATTAAACAACAGAACAGGCGtttaaaatcaacaaaacaaaaacacaccccTTACCAAAAACAAAGGACGAAATAtaactaaaaaacaaaaaagaacaaataaataacacacacacacacacacacacacacacacacacacacacacacacacacacacacacacacacacacacacacacacacacacttcacatactgtacatatattttttacctCTCTATTCATTattccaacacacacagcaTCGCACGGCATCACTAACTCCCCTCCAGAGCAGCCCGTAAGGTAATAAATAAGGTGTATTTTCATGTTGCTATTTTTGCAGTGAAAGTTAGCCCAAATTCACGTGTGGCGGATTGTTTACCGCGCGCCAGACAACAAAGCAGAGTCACGTGACACACCCCAGTCCACGCCACAAACAGCGATCCGCCGCGATTTATGGCGCGAAGGGAgaggcgtgggagagagagagagagagagagagagagagagagagagagagagagagagagagagagagagagagagagagagagagagagagagagagagagagagagagagagagagagagagagagagattcagtcaTTTAGTGTATAGGGcggagattacacacacacacacacacacacacacacacacacacacacacacacacacacacacacacacacacacacacacacacacacacacacacacacacacacacacacacacacacacacacacacacacacacacacacacacacacacacacacacacacacacacagagagagagagagagagagagagagagagagagagagagagagagagagagagagagagagagagagagagagatcacagcaTGTTGaccaggtaaatacacacacacacacacacacacacacacacacacacacacacacacacacacacacacacacacacacacacacacacacacacacacacacacacacactatccacaCCATCATCCACCCAGCTCACtcaactctacacacacacacacacacacacacacacacacacacacacacacacacacacacacacacacacacacacacacacacaagcagtagTAATGTTTCAAGGGAGCCTTAACGAagcgaagaaagaaataatttaGCAGAGTCTCGAGGGTCACGCCAAACAATATACCTTTCCTTGGCAGGTGAATAGCGGAAGTTCAGGTGAGCAAAGCCAAACTTCTGTGCAATTTTCATCACCTGTATTTAATTATTGCTTCCGGAACCTCTCCTTTCACATTCTCACTGGCAACATTTTAAAGGGAGATCAggtgaaaggatgaaaatgaagaaagggagggagggagaaagaggaaggggtttatctctctctctctctctctctctctctctctctctgtattgttatcgttatcacTATTCATATTTTATTCGTCCAATTTTTGTACATAGTCTAGTGGTAGGAGGGTCTCAGTATGCGTTTTGTGCCTCCTCAAGTTAATTCTCAGGTTCATTATAGAGACTTGGCTCATTGGACCTTTGATACATAACCTCAATAAATACAGAATAGccaagaaattctctctctctctctctctctctctctctctctctctctctctctctctctctctctctctctctctctctctctctctctctctctctctctctctctctctctctctcgccaattCTCACCcatctttcacttcatttatcatttgtattatcatcattcctcttctcctcctcttcctcttcctcctcctcctcctcctcctcctcctcctcctcctcctcctcctcctcctccgccttcgcctccgcctccgcatccaccttctcttccttcatagtATTATCTTTGGTATCCTTATGAGGTTTATATttctctgcctccttctctttctttcctcattcagttccctccttctttctctttctcttttatcctcctcttccgcttctttcatccttcattcctctccttgtgTTCAAGGGGTAAATTTTTAAGAAGAAATTGCAACAGGTaccccctccactcctctctctctctctctctctctctctctctctctctctctctctctctctctctctctctctctctctctcgctctctctcttgctcttcagATAATcggttttatttaatttatgtaAACATTTTCcaatttcattcactttttactttaatttttatttttagcgaatagtttttttatatattttaacacatttattgtttttttttttgcattccaCTTAGCTTTTATTCTGATTATTAGCGCTgatcttttattttcaagtgtAATAtcgatttctattttttttttttatttcgctttTCAATTTGTTGTTtggaagaaaagtaacaaaaaaatattactgtttTAGCTATTGAGGATTCTAAATTTGAAAGCATAAAGAATTTGcaataaaatgatgataataatagtatctacgtagtagtagtagtagtagtagtagtagtagtagtagtggtagtaatactagtactagtagtagtagtagtagtagcagcagcagtagtagcagtagtagtagcagtggtagtagtagcagcagcagcagcagcagtagcagcagcagtagcagtggcagcagcagcagtagtagcagcagcagcagcagtagcagcagcagcagcagcagcagtagtggtttTAGTAGCaggttgtagcagtagtaatagcagcagtgctGGTTGTGCTTGTAGCAGTGGTTGTAGTGGCAGTGATAGTGCAGTGGCAGtcatgcagcagtggtagtagcagcagcagcagcagcagcagcagcagcagcagcagcagcagtagcagcagcagtagcagcaatagcagtagtagtcgtcaGTGGTTGTAATGTTGGTTGTGGTACCAGTCTTGGTAGTggtttagcagcagcagcagcagcagtgttagcagcagtagcagcagcagcagcagcagcagcagcagtgcagcagcagcagcagcagcagcagcagtagtagcagcagcagcagcagcagcagcagcagtagtagtagtgtgtagtagtagtgttagtagtagtagtagtagtagtagtagtagtagtagttgttgttgtagtagaaatagtagaagtaatagtagtagtaataataataacaataataatgatgaccgtgatgataatgatgatgatgatgatgatgatgatgatgatgataataataataataatgatgataataataataataatgataataataataataataataataataataataataataataataataataataataataataataataataataataataataataataataataataataataataataataataatgataataataatagtaacaatgataacaataacaaagacgAGGCAGAGGTAATAACCAGCGTGTAACATCATCTGCTTAACATCTTTTGCAACTCAGTTAAGCGAGCATTGAATTCTTTATGCAAATCaacatttatgagagagagagagagagagagagagagagagagagagagagagagagagagagagagagagttcgataTTGATGAATGACGTATATACGTTTatctagacagagagagagagagagagagagagagagagagagagagagagagagagagagagagagagagttcgataTTGATGAATGTACGTATATACGTTTatctagacagagagagagagagagagagagagagagagagagagagagagagagagagagagagagagagagagagagagagagagagcttacagAATGCCAGAAAGACTATAATAATGTTTGATCATATTGTTATTCTGTCACAAATCAAGGTTGAAGCAGAGACCACGAGCTTGCACACAACTCAGACAAGATGTAACAAAGTGAAAAGTGCTCCACGAAAAattagaaacaaaagagaacaaacaatgaaaaagaaataggggaaagaaaaagaataaataaaaaaaaatacaataaaaaaaactcgttgCAATATGTACGCCCTCAAAACAAAGTTATATTTTCTGACACGGAGTGAAttccagatgagagagagagagagagagagagagagagagagagagagagagagagagagagagagagagagagagagagagagagagagagagagagacagagagagagagagagagagagagagagagagagagagagagagagagagagagagagagagagagagagagagagagacagagacagatagacaggaagacagacagacagacaaacagaaagacagaaaaacagagagagagagagagagagagagagagagagagagagagagagagagagagagagagtgtgtgtgtgtatgtgtgtgataaTGCCTACATAACTCATTAGTAACTCGcataaacagacagaaggcAACAAAAGAGTACAGGGAGAATGAAGCACTGCGGGTCGTGATGAAAATgtgtagagaggagagaataaaacatcACTGGTTGAAAGTCATGCGCATTATCACGTTGTCTGGAATCTTTTGGTCTTTTGACACTTCATGTTATTCAGTAAacatgttctatttttttttttccgtgtttatACTTGTCATATTAGAATAAAATGgtgagtattattttttttttatcaatcagAGTTTTAGAtatcatgtttttatattttttttacttcactgatcattttgttttgtttttcgtttttttttcttttttttatttatcagaatgaaaaaaaagacaaaagaaaccattttattcaacatttttcgctgaaatttaagtaaagttctggtttattttattataattactattttttcattaGATAAATTTGTCACCTCATTAGCCTGCTTACGTTTTTTTACAGTATTGTTTGTAATGTGTTGCCACGCTAGTAAATGACATGCTAATTTATGCTCACAGGTAAAAGTGTTGGCGTGGCACTGACGTATGTATAGAGAAGGGAACACGGCAGAAAATGTAACACGGAAATGATGCAGCGTCAGAGCGATACGTTGTCATTATCTTTACTGCCCaactgagggaaaaaatacagaaaagataaatactGTTAATAATTGGTGcatttttattcctgtttgtaAAGAGTAGAGAAATCAAAGATggcaatttttatttttcccttggcAGGATATTGTATTTAATATTGAGAAACACTGAATCAAGAAAGATAATAAGTCAAAAGTGCTAGTCCAGCTTATAGAAGGTGCAATACCGGCACATATTACGTTGAAAATATGATGTGTTTTGGAAGacggtggtgttttttttaaaatattaataacatcatttaacaacaaaataaatctcAATAAGTAACTACATTAGCTTGTCATCTATTACAAAGAAACTCAACTGTTTCAAATCGCTGCCGTGttacagtggaatca
Encoded proteins:
- the LOC123499384 gene encoding uncharacterized protein LOC123499384 isoform X1, which produces MNPWSHHRDLRRSGRLRTAVLWAWVWSFAWAWAVCGATGTCPKVCECKWRDGKQTVSCPDAEFIDIPRGLDPSTQVLNLKHNNLQILPRDAFVDTGLVNLQKVWLNYCNLKHLDRGAFNMLANLVELDLSHNLLRAVPSEALADVPGLRELRLSNNYISSLPEEAFTKTPDLVHLVITQNHIDIINDRAFRGLTRLEVLKLSNNRLPGLDSSAVHPLVAIHELHLDGNPWHCDCRLRPLRRWMIERNVAFLEPPTCVQPDRVKNKSWQALQLDEFVCVPKLTAVAPRVLAAHGENVSLSCRVENDVDATVSWLLGDRLIRNNSERHRVLETAAASQDSRLSNLTLAGAGPRDQGTYRCVAINKAGSAEANLTLQVSDEVAEVRLVTMDRVFVTGGLLTAMAMIVVVLLLLTAILLRRRQQARLRRGPETDHKTETPQLSQDRGSISSDSHPKLADYHIVPTNDLDEPSPLPTHSDKSWMLRDASVDDFPSTKEIDKSSSYNESEQRKLSKPRPSASGKASSPSTVSYVEIPKSELAVASLPAADERLRWREAAAESKDSRLLQMAGQRGSQLSMASGSRYPDLLDLHYTQQQKQQLQQQPRPPLQLLNPAYCTLPRSSSGLLAGATAGSPPGLDSLFQETSFSLPSSIRYRCASWVDLGECETASTSLPSYPRPHVRPQLSLPSDSPILKSHRDTLAELLNVHRGERGAAVGAAGGSKDPCNLEYHAAQLEKFLLEYRKLQEQLYRMKESYEASHRTEGREGATLAEFNAEDDNENVPPPCPETPTSSHPRYPQAAASSDSPEDPMEDPSLASEPLRSILKRRYEEGGRGLPGLQGLLGLHGLQGLQTLKGLQEAKSLQNHKGSSYSKSASFGESPQPLRPSLALPSLPPRPDPES
- the LOC123499384 gene encoding uncharacterized protein LOC123499384 isoform X2, with the protein product MNPWSHHRDLRRSGRLRTAVLWAWVWSFAWAWAVCGATGTCPKVCECKWRDGKQTVSCPDAEFIDIPRGLDPSTQVLNLKHNNLQILPRDAFVDTGLVNLQKVWLNYCNLKHLDRGAFNMLANLVELDLSHNLLRAVPSEALADVPGLRELRLSNNYISSLPEEAFTKTPDLVHLVITQNHIDIINDRAFRGLTRLEVLKLSNNRLPGLDSSAVHPLVAIHELHLDGNPWHCDCRLRPLRRWMIERNVAFLEPPTCVQPDRVKNKSWQALQLDEFVCVPKLTAVAPRVLAAHGENVSLSCRVENDVDATVSWLLGDRLIRNNSERHRVLETAAASQDSRLSNLTLAGAGPRDQGTYRCVAINKAGSAEANLTLQVSDEVAEVRLVTMDRVFVTGGLLTAMAMIVVVLLLLTAILLRRRQQARLRRGPETDHKTETPQLSQDRGSISSDSHPKLADYHIVPTNDLDEPSPLPTHSDKSWMLRDASVDDFPSTKEIDKSSSYNESEQRKLSKPRPSASGKASSPSTVSYVEIPKSELAVASLPAADERLRWREAAAESKDSRLLQMAGQRGSQLSMASGSRYPDLLDLHYTQQQKQQLQQQPRPPLQLLNPAYCTLPRSSSGLLAGATAGSPPGLDSLFQETSFSLPSSIRYRCASWVDLGECETASTSLPSYPRPHVRPQLSLPSDSPILKSHRDTLAELLNVHRREGATLAEFNAEDDNENVPPPCPETPTSSHPRYPQAAASSDSPEDPMEDPSLASEPLRSILKRRYEEGGRGLPGLQGLLGLHGLQGLQTLKGLQEAKSLQNHKGSSYSKSASFGESPQPLRPSLALPSLPPRPDPES